A region from the Paraurantiacibacter namhicola genome encodes:
- a CDS encoding AHH domain-containing protein, translated as MNDRKRALKTLKGSRQPLPFRMVNRPGTAAHRSDMQKHHLLPCQLLSRSAFERLVGHAGGRTQVMEDFRTNGLLLPANEAAASASGLPLHRGPHRHYNELVAERVGSITDDWSNARLRHEAFAVQDALGRLRLLQGALRRKLLDTARPLILNRKDPLGKGRDFSELDAMADMLWAASG; from the coding sequence ATGAATGACCGGAAACGCGCGCTCAAGACCCTGAAAGGCTCACGGCAGCCGCTCCCTTTTCGCATGGTGAACCGGCCCGGAACCGCAGCGCACCGGTCCGATATGCAGAAACATCACCTGCTCCCGTGCCAATTGCTAAGCAGGTCCGCGTTCGAGCGACTTGTCGGGCACGCAGGCGGGCGAACGCAGGTGATGGAGGACTTTCGGACGAATGGCTTGCTCCTGCCCGCAAACGAGGCGGCCGCTTCGGCATCAGGTCTGCCGCTTCACCGCGGGCCGCACCGGCATTACAACGAACTGGTGGCCGAGCGGGTCGGAAGCATCACGGACGATTGGTCCAATGCCCGTCTCCGCCATGAAGCATTCGCCGTGCAGGATGCGCTTGGTCGTTTGAGGCTGCTGCAGGGCGCATTGCGGCGCAAGCTGCTGGACACGGCACGCCCCCTGATCCTCAATCGCAAGGACCCGCTGGGCAAGGGCCGGGATTTTAGCGAACTCGACGCGATGGCTGACATGTTGTGGGCCGCGTCAGGCTGA
- a CDS encoding rhomboid family intramembrane serine protease: MDDRQPDRMGASASGVPLVPRAQGSVMGRADAIPALAFVGLIAAIWGWFALRDESMGVWGVSAATMASGEYENLFLSMLAHGGIVHLAFNSMATLALLPPVIATLGHGARAVFYAFVLFLACGLGGSAGFLALNPSGIIPAIGASGALYGLIGYLARLGPGPDHVAPLFSMRFGRQLIGFLRQNMLLVIFTTVPIFLSDGGGIAWEAHLGGFVTGLLLAPLFFNALNGPDRAYSA, from the coding sequence ATGGATGATCGCCAGCCAGACCGGATGGGCGCTTCCGCCAGCGGCGTGCCGCTGGTCCCGCGCGCGCAGGGCAGCGTCATGGGCCGGGCCGATGCGATCCCTGCCCTCGCCTTCGTTGGCCTGATAGCCGCCATCTGGGGCTGGTTCGCCTTGCGCGATGAAAGCATGGGCGTGTGGGGCGTCAGCGCCGCCACGATGGCATCCGGCGAATATGAGAACCTGTTCCTCTCCATGCTCGCCCATGGCGGGATCGTGCACCTGGCATTCAACTCCATGGCTACCCTGGCCCTTCTACCGCCCGTTATCGCAACGCTGGGACATGGCGCGCGGGCGGTTTTCTACGCCTTCGTCCTGTTCCTAGCCTGCGGGCTTGGCGGCAGCGCGGGGTTCCTGGCATTGAACCCGTCGGGCATCATCCCCGCAATCGGCGCATCCGGCGCGCTATACGGCCTGATCGGCTATCTGGCGCGGCTTGGGCCGGGGCCGGACCATGTCGCACCGCTGTTCAGCATGCGCTTCGGCCGGCAATTGATCGGCTTCCTGCGGCAGAACATGCTGCTGGTGATCTTCACAACCGTGCCGATCTTCCTGTCCGACGGCGGCGGCATCGCGTGGGAGGCGCACCTCGGCGGCTTCGTGACCGGGCTGCTGCTCGCACCGCTGTTCTTCAACGCTTTAAACGGGCCTGACCGGGCATACTCAGCCTGA
- the leuA gene encoding 2-isopropylmalate synthase: MLRDPSKKYRPFPQVPLPDRQWPTRTITSAPRWLSTDLRDGNQAIVDPMDAVKKNRFFDLLVEVGVKEIEVGFPSAGATEFDFIHKLVNSGRVPDDVIVQVLTQSREDLIRTSFTSLEGARAAIVHLYNAVSPAWRDIVFRMSKEEVREIAVAGAKVMRDEAAKQPGTEWHFQYSPETFSTAELDFSISVCEAVMEVLTPTPERPIILNLPATVEAATPNIYADQIEYFCRNLPGRDSAVISLHTHNDRGTGVAAAELGLMAGADRIEGCLFGNGERTGNCCLVTLALNMYTQGIDPGLDFSDIDRVIETVEYCNQIPVHQRHPYGGELVFTAFSGSHQDAIKKGFAAHEAQNDPQWRVPYLPVDPADLGRSYEAVIRVNSQSGKGGFAWVLEQDQGLKLPKRLQADFSRHVQAVADSQSRELDAGDIWDVFRKAYYIQVEERRYRLIDYEEARASDGSRVFTGTIEVDGVEQRVSGRGKGLISSVLATLRDAFGLDLEVVDYTEHALGSGTDARAATYLECATGAGGTVWGVGIDEDVATASLRAILSAANAASQDG; the protein is encoded by the coding sequence ATGTTGCGCGATCCGTCCAAGAAATACCGCCCCTTCCCGCAGGTCCCCTTGCCCGACCGGCAATGGCCCACGCGCACGATCACGAGCGCGCCGCGCTGGCTCAGCACGGATCTGCGCGATGGCAACCAGGCCATCGTCGATCCCATGGACGCGGTGAAGAAGAACCGCTTCTTCGACCTGCTGGTGGAAGTCGGCGTGAAGGAAATCGAAGTCGGCTTCCCAAGCGCGGGTGCGACAGAGTTCGATTTCATCCACAAGCTGGTCAATTCCGGGCGCGTGCCGGACGATGTGATCGTGCAAGTCCTGACGCAAAGCCGCGAGGACCTGATCCGTACCAGTTTCACCAGCCTCGAGGGCGCGCGGGCGGCCATCGTCCATCTCTACAATGCGGTCAGCCCGGCCTGGCGCGACATCGTCTTCCGCATGTCGAAGGAAGAGGTTCGCGAGATTGCCGTGGCCGGTGCCAAGGTGATGCGCGACGAGGCGGCGAAGCAGCCCGGTACCGAGTGGCATTTCCAGTATTCGCCAGAAACCTTCAGCACGGCGGAACTCGATTTCTCGATCTCCGTCTGCGAGGCGGTGATGGAAGTTCTGACACCCACCCCGGAGCGGCCCATCATCCTGAACCTGCCGGCCACGGTCGAGGCGGCAACGCCCAACATCTACGCCGACCAGATCGAGTATTTCTGCCGCAACCTGCCGGGCCGGGACAGCGCGGTGATCAGCCTGCATACGCATAACGACCGCGGCACGGGTGTCGCCGCGGCGGAGCTGGGGCTGATGGCTGGCGCAGACCGGATCGAAGGCTGCCTGTTCGGCAATGGGGAGCGGACCGGCAATTGCTGTCTCGTGACGCTGGCGCTCAACATGTACACGCAGGGCATCGACCCGGGCCTCGATTTCTCGGACATCGACCGGGTGATCGAGACGGTGGAGTACTGCAACCAGATCCCCGTCCACCAGCGCCATCCCTATGGCGGCGAACTGGTCTTCACCGCCTTCAGCGGCAGCCACCAGGACGCCATCAAGAAGGGGTTCGCGGCTCACGAAGCGCAGAACGATCCGCAGTGGCGCGTGCCTTACCTGCCGGTCGATCCGGCGGACCTTGGTCGCAGCTACGAGGCGGTGATCCGCGTGAACTCGCAATCCGGCAAGGGCGGCTTCGCATGGGTCCTCGAACAGGATCAGGGCCTGAAACTGCCCAAGCGCTTGCAGGCCGATTTCAGCCGCCATGTGCAGGCCGTGGCCGACAGCCAGAGCCGCGAACTGGATGCAGGCGACATCTGGGACGTCTTCCGCAAGGCCTATTACATACAGGTGGAGGAGCGCCGCTATCGCCTGATCGATTACGAGGAAGCGCGCGCTTCCGATGGATCGCGCGTGTTTACCGGCACGATCGAGGTGGACGGTGTGGAGCAGCGCGTTTCCGGACGCGGCAAGGGCCTGATCTCCTCCGTGCTGGCAACGCTGCGCGATGCCTTCGGGCTGGACCTGGAAGTTGTCGATTACACCGAACACGCGCTTGGCAGCGGCACTGATGCGCGCGCTGCAACCTATCTGGAATGCGCGACCGGTGCGGGCGGGACAGTGTGGGGCGTCGGCATAGACGAGGACGTCGCCACGGCCAGCCTCCGAGCGATCCTGAGCGCAGCCAATGCGGCAAGCCAGGATGGATGA